A genomic region of Pseudochaenichthys georgianus chromosome 12, fPseGeo1.2, whole genome shotgun sequence contains the following coding sequences:
- the noc4l gene encoding nucleolar complex protein 4 homolog codes for MAPAKRRNVSLAETAEKSVKKAKTDLNAKVEIILESRKNANDVFDILEALESEKEKDVGSAVDACSKLFCTLLEKKELFLGKLPGEEEAVSGESSAEEKYQMFMRHRYNSCVELLLEHLSHDLHGVQETALCCLMKFAAAEGKHPLEDLDWTEHYSFPRELLQSVVDRLLSKTTDNSLLISRFQEFLEMEDVRYYVMSSIRENVGKVMDKNKGALLPIFQNNVFTLMSNISIPSQESELTNFMVQQEDKHEDWKAAKLNEHKRVFERMWLGFLTYKLPSNMYKKILVILHDSILPHMSKPTLMIDFLTAAYEVGGAISLLALNGLFVLIHQHNLDYPDFYKKLYNLLEPSVFHVKYRARFFHLANLFLSSSHLPVYLVAAFAKRLARLALTAPPTALLIVLPFIYNLIRRHPSCRVLIHKPTTEGEVLEDPYLMDEEDPVQCRALESSLWEIKTLQKHYHPDVAKAAMAINTPLSGKEDDIDEVLEITTHELMERDLKKSQIKNIPLEFEIATELLKGGGNVLGQHFCLD; via the exons ATGGCGCCGGCCAAAAGACGCAACGTGAGTTTGGCAGAAACAGCAGAGAAGAGTGTTAAAAAAGCCAAAACTGACCTCAATGCCAAAGTTGAAATTATACTTGAGAGCAGAAAAAATGCCAACGACGTTTTTGACATCCTTGAGGCCCTTGAG TCTGAAAAAGAGAAGGATGTTGGCAGTGCTGTCGATGCCTGCAGCAAATTGTTTTGCACCTTGTTGGAGAAGAAAGAGCTGTTTTTGGGAAAACTGCCTGGAGAAGAGGAGGCAGTGAGTG GAGAGAGTAGTGCTGAAGAGAAGTACCAAATGTTCATGCGACACCGTTACAACAGCTGTGTGGAGCTGCTGCTGGAGCACCTTAGCCATGATCTCCACGGAGTCCAG GAGACTGCCCTGTGCTGCCTGATGAAGTTTGCTGCAGCAGAAGGAAAGCATCCTCTTGAGGACTTGGACTGGACTGAGCACTACAGCTTCCCAAGAGAACTTCTCCAG TCAGTGGTGGACAGACTGCTGTCCAAAACTACAGACAACTCCCTGCTGATCTCCAGATTCCAGGAGTTCCTGGAGATGGAGGATGTGCGCTATTATGTCATGAGCTCCATCCGCGAGAATGTGGGAAAAGTCATGGACAAAAACAAAGGG GCATTGTTGCCCATATTTCAGAACAATGTGTTCACGCTCATGTCCAACATCAGTATACCAAGCCAGGAGTCGGAGCTCACTAACTTTATGGTCCAACAAGAAG ATAAGCATGAGGACTGGAAAGCAGCTAAACTGAAT GAACACAAGCGTGTCTTTGAGAGGATGTGGCTGGGCTTTCTCACGTATAAG TTACCAAGTAACATGTATAAAAAGATCTTGGTGATCCTCCATGACTCAATTTTGCCCCACATGAGTAAACCCACACTGATGATTGACTTCTTGACTGCTGCCTATGAAGTCG GTGGGGCTATCAGCCTGCTGGCCCTCAATGGCCTCTTTGTCCTCATACATCAACACAACCT AGATTACCCAGATTTCTACAAGAAGTTGTATAATCTGCTTGAGCCTTCTGTTTTCCACGTGAAGTACAGAGCGCGCTTTTTCCACCTAGCTAACCTCTTCCTTAGCTCCAG TCACTTGCCAGTGTACCTAGTGGCTGCGTTCGCCAAACGCTTGGCTCGTCTGGCTCTCACAGCTCCGCCCACAGCACTCCTCATCGTGCTGCCCTTCATCTACAACCTAATCCGCCGCCACCCATCCTGCAGAGTCCTGATTCACAAGCCCACCACGGAAGGCG AGGTTTTAGAAGACCCCTACCTGATGGATGAAGAGGACCCGGTTCAGTGTCGTGCCTTAGAGAGCAGCTTGTGGGAGATTAAG ACACTGCAGAAGCATTACCATCCAGATGTGGCCAAAGCTGCTATGGCGATCAACACACCTCTGTCAGGAAAAGAGGACGACATCGACGAGGTGCTGGAAATAACAACACACGAG CTGATGGAAAGAGACCTGAAGAAGTCTCAGATCAAGAACATCCCACTGGAGTTTGAAATTGCCACAGagttgctaaaaggagggggaAATGTGTTAGGACAGCACTTCTGTCTGGATTGA
- the pus1 gene encoding pseudouridylate synthase 1 homolog: MFKTRQLLRALFNHRLTLERNGGLCKLFCMMSEAAIDEQQTAKPLKRAHEENEDSAEKLQATKKLKAEDEKKYPKKKVVLLLAYSGKGYYGMQRNPTATQFRTIEDELVTSLVKSGCIPENHGDDMKKMSFQRCARTDKGVSAAGQAVSLKVRLMEDIIEKINEHLPPQIRVLGLKRVTQGFNSKNNCDARTYCYMLPTLAFSPKDNDIGSIAAFRLEPETLERVNRLFASYKGTHNFHNFTSQKAASDPSARRYIIEMSCGEPFINNNTQFAVITVKGQSFMLHQIRKMIGLVIAVIKGYAKEDVIERSWGQDKVDVPKAPGLGLVLEKVHFDRYNKRFGEDGLHERLEWDQEEEAVKAFKEAHIYPSIVETERDEGSMVSWMSTLHIHDFEASAKATDTKNKDQKQDNAEEGNASD; this comes from the exons ATGTTTAAAACCCGACAACTGTTAAGGGCCTTATTCAATCACAGACTGACGCTAGAGAGAAACG GTGGCCTTTGTAAGTTATTTTGCATGATGAGTGAAGCAGCCATAGATGAGCAGCAGACAGCCAAGCCGCTGAAAAGAGCCCATGAAGAAAATGAAGACTCTGCTGAGAAGCTGCAGGctacaaaaaaattaaaagcgGAAGATGAAAAGAAATATCCCAAAAAGAAAGTTGTCCTCCTCCTGGCATACTCCGGGAAGGGATACTATGGCATGCAG AGAAATCCTACAGCTACTCAGTTTAGGACCATTGAAGATGAGCTGGTCACCTCACTTGTTAAATCAGGTTGCATTCCTGAAAACCATGGCGATGACATGAAGAAGATGTCTTTCCAAAGATGTGCCAGAACAGATAAG GGCGTGTCTGCAGCTGGCCAAGCGGTGTCTCTTAAGGTGAGATTGATGGAAGACATCATTGAAAAAATCAATGAGCATCTGCCACCGCAGATCAGAGTGCTCG GACTCAAACGGGTGACCCAGGGTTTCAACTCCAAGAACAACTGTGATGCTCGTACATACTGCTACATGCTTCCAACTCTGGCCTTTTCCCCAAAAGACAATGACATTGGCAGCATAGCAGCGTTTCGGCTTGAGCCAGAGACACTTGAGAGGGTGAACCGTCTGTTTGCTTCCTACAAAGGCACCCATAACTTCCACAACTTCACGTCTCAGAAGGCTGCAAGTGACCCCAGTGCTCGTCGGTACATCATAGAGATGTCGTGCGGAGAGCCTTTTATCAACAACAATACTCAGTTTGCAGTGATCACTGTCAAAGGCCAGAGCTTCATGCTGCACCAAATCCGAAAGATGATCGGCCTGGTGATTGCAGTGATAAAGGGTTATGCGAAGGAGGATGTGATTGAGCGGAGCTGGGGACAGGATAAGGTGGATGTGCCCAAAGCTCCAGGGCTGGGGTTGGTCCTGGAAAAGGTTCACTTTGACCGGTACAACAAACGCTTTGGAGAGGACGGGCTGCACGAGCGTCTGGAGTGGGACCAAGAGGAGGAGGCGGTCAAGGCCTTTAAGGAGGCTCACATCTACCCCAGCATTGTTGAAACGGAGCGTGATGAGGGCTCCATGGTCAGCTGGATGTCAACACTTCATATCCATGACTTTGAGGCTTCAGCCAAAGCTACTGACACTAAAAACAAGGACCAGAAACAG GACAATGCAGAAGAAGGGAATGCCTCGGATTAG